A window of Castanea sativa cultivar Marrone di Chiusa Pesio chromosome 1, ASM4071231v1 contains these coding sequences:
- the LOC142628442 gene encoding uncharacterized protein LOC142628442: MTPTTKGVLTVVSTEGSTSEQPPGKRPRSNTQPIVFDDDDLEVTTQPHHDALIVTAQIRGFIVKRIMIDQGSGADVMYLDLYRGLGLKKEDLSKYDSPLMGFDGHMVISEGQISLPVIMGGRKVLVTFIVVTSFSPYTAILERPWIHDMEAVPSTLHVKIKFRTEEGITVIRGDQHAARQCLVTVAIEQTKQREPVENPPQQQLQDPKGEGTSSAEDLVSIKILLGSERSFQIGAGLSNGERVQLLLFLIQNVDVFAWSPYEVPGVDPEFIVHKLNVDPSFPPKKQRPRRSAREHADAIRQEVGRLREAGAIKETFFPEWLSNTVVVKKKGGKWKVCVNFTDLNRACPKDLFPMPKIDQLVDATYGHLRMSFLDAFQGYHQIALAIED, translated from the coding sequence ATGACACCCACCACTAAGGGGGTGTTGACTGTGGTGTCAACAGAAGGAAGCACAAGTGAGCAACCCCCGGGGAAGAGACCGAGGTCAAATACACAACCCATTGTGTTTGACGACGACGACCTGGAGGTTACTACCCAGCCCCACCACGACGCTCTAATAGTCACGGCCCAAATAAGGGGGTTCATAGTGAAGAGAATAATGATCGATCAGGGGAGTGGCGCAGATGTGATGTACCTAGACTTGTACCGGGGGCTCGGCCTAAAAAAGGAGGACTTGTCCAAGTATGATTCACCTTTAATGGGATTCGACGGGCACATGGTGATCTCAGAGGGGCAGATTTCCCTCCCGGTTATCATGGGAGGACGGAAGGTGTTGGTGACGTTCATAGTGGTCACATCTTTCTCACCGTACACTGCAATATTAGAAAGACCGTGGATACACGACATGGAGGCTGTGCCATCCACCTTGCACGTAAAGATCAAGTTCCGAACTGAAGAAGGGATTACAGTGATAAGGGGCGATCAGCATGCGGCCAGACAATGTTTGGTGACCGTGGCCATCGAACAAACTAAGCAGAGGGAACCAGTTGAGAATCCGCCCCAACAGCAATTACAGGACCCCAAGGGGGAGGGGACCAGCTCTGCCGAGGATTTAGTAAGCATCAAGATCCTGCTAGGAAGTGAGAGGAGTTTTCAGATAGGGGCAGGCTTGAGTAATGGGGAGAGGGTGCAACTGCTGTTATTCCTTATACAAAATGTGGATGTATTTGCGTGGAGTCCATATGAGGTGCCCGGCGTTGACCCCGAGTTCATAGTTCACAAGCTGAATGTGGATCCATCATTCCCACCCAAGAAGCAGAGGCCGAGAAGGTCTGCTAGGGAGCACGCAGACGCCATCAGACAGGAAGTTGGGAGGCTGAGAGAAGCGGGGGCCATAAAGGAAACATTTTTTCCGGAATGGCTCTCAAACACGGTGGTTGTTAAGAAGAAGGGTGGCAAGTGGAAGGTTTGTGTTAATTTTACCGATCTTAACCGAGCATGTCCGAAGGATCTGTTTCCAATGCCGAAAATCGACCAGTTGGTGGACGCCACATACGGGCACCTGAGGATGAGTTTCCTCGACGCTTTCCAGGGCTATCACCAAATTGCCCTGGCTATCGAGGACTAG